The following proteins are encoded in a genomic region of Methanobrevibacter sp.:
- a CDS encoding pyruvate ferredoxin oxidoreductase subunit gamma, whose translation MIEIRFHGRGGQGAVTAAEILAKAAFKDGKYSQAFPFFGVERRGAPVMAFTRIDDEPISLRYQIYNPDYVLVLDDGLLNVADVFSGIKDEAEVIINTESFEGSGKHDVHNIDATKIALDMLGRNIVNTIILGYFAKKTQVVSIESLLEVIRETFPGKVGELNVEATKKAYDMG comes from the coding sequence ATGATTGAAATTCGTTTCCATGGAAGAGGAGGACAGGGAGCTGTAACCGCTGCTGAAATTTTAGCAAAGGCAGCATTCAAAGACGGCAAATATTCTCAAGCTTTTCCATTCTTTGGAGTTGAACGTAGAGGAGCTCCAGTTATGGCGTTTACAAGAATTGATGATGAACCAATCTCATTGAGATATCAAATCTACAATCCTGACTATGTGTTAGTGTTGGATGATGGATTATTAAATGTAGCAGATGTTTTTTCAGGAATTAAAGATGAAGCGGAAGTTATAATTAATACTGAAAGTTTTGAAGGTAGTGGAAAACATGACGTACACAATATTGATGCAACCAAAATTGCATTAGACATGTTGGGACGCAATATAGTAAACACTATCATTTTAGGATATTTTGCTAAAAAAACCCAAGTCGTAAGTATTGAATCATTACTTGAAGTGATTAGAGAAACCTTCCCTGGAAAAGTTGGAGAATTAAACGTGGAAGCTACTAAAAAAGCTTATGATATGGGATAA